Proteins encoded within one genomic window of Mycolicibacterium aubagnense:
- a CDS encoding multifunctional oxoglutarate decarboxylase/oxoglutarate dehydrogenase thiamine pyrophosphate-binding subunit/dihydrolipoyllysine-residue succinyltransferase subunit encodes MSTSPSPFGQNEWLVEEMYRKFREDPSSVDHSWHDFLVDYNPESSTDTTDSVAVAAPAPAAAPAAPAPAAPAPTPAAAPAAPAPAAPAKAAPAKPSAVGTAPAEDSETQVLRGAAAAVVKNMNASLDVPTATSVRAIPAKLMIDNRIVINNHLKRTRGGKISFTHLLGYAIVQAVKQFPNMNRYFAEVDGKPTAVTPAHTNLGLAIDLQNKDGSRQLVVAAIKRCETMQFGQFIAAYEDIVRRARDGKLTAEDFSGVTISLTNPGTIGTVHSVPRLMRGQGAIIGAGAMEYPAEFQGASEERIADLGIGKLITLTSTYDHRIIQGAESGDFLRTVHHLLLDDAFFDEIFRELGIPYEPVRWRIDNPDSISHKNARIIELIAAYRNRGHLMADIDPLRLDKTRFRSHPDLDVNTHGLTLWDLDREFKVDGFAGKQFMKLRDVLSVLRDAYCRHVGVEYTHILEPEQQKWLQERVEVKHDKPTVGEQKYILSKLNAAEAFETFLHTKYVGQKRFSLEGAETVIPMMDAAIDQAAEHGLDEVVIGMPHRGRLNVLANIVGKPYAKIFSEFEGNLNPSLAHGSGDVKYHLGATGHYLQMFGDNEIDVSLVANPSHLEAVDPVLEGLVRAKQDLLAVEHSDSDEHGRFSIMPMMLHGDAAFAGQGVVAETLNLALLKGYRTGGTIHIVVNNQIGFTTAPTDSRSSEYCTDVAKMIGAPIFHVNGDDPEACNWVARLAVDFREAFKKDVVIDMLCYRRRGHNEGDDPSMTQPYMYDVIDTKRGVRKTYTEALIGRGDISMKEAEDALRDYQGQLERVFNEVRDLEKHEIEPSESVESDQTIPQRLLTAVDKSLLARIGDAHLAVPEGFTVHPRVKPVLEKRREMAYEGKIDWAFGELLALGSMIAEGRLIRLSGQDTQRGTFTQRHAVLIDRKTGEEFTPLQLLATNTDGTPTGGKLLVYNSALSEYAAVGFEYGYSVGNPDAMVLWEAQFGDFVNGAQSIIDEFISSGEAKWGQLSDVVLLLPHGHEGQGPDHTSGRIERFLQVCAEGSMTVAQPSTPANYFHLLRRHGLDGIHRPLIVFTPKSMLRNKAAVSDVKDFTEIKFRSVLEEPTYEDGIGDRSKVTRVLLCSGKLYYDLVARKAKGNREDIAIVRIEQLYPLPKRRLEATLAQYPNVQQYFWVQEEPANQGAWPTFGLSLPELLPDRLAGIKRISRRAMSAPSSGSSKVHAIEQQAIIDEAFA; translated from the coding sequence GTGAGCACATCACCTTCACCATTCGGTCAGAACGAGTGGCTGGTCGAAGAGATGTATCGCAAATTCCGTGAGGACCCGTCCTCGGTGGACCATAGCTGGCACGACTTCCTGGTTGACTACAACCCAGAATCCAGCACGGACACAACGGATTCCGTCGCCGTGGCGGCCCCGGCTCCCGCCGCAGCCCCTGCTGCTCCGGCCCCCGCCGCGCCCGCTCCGACTCCCGCCGCAGCCCCTGCTGCTCCGGCCCCCGCCGCGCCCGCTAAGGCCGCGCCGGCCAAGCCCTCCGCGGTGGGAACGGCGCCCGCCGAAGACTCCGAGACGCAGGTACTGCGCGGTGCCGCGGCCGCCGTCGTCAAGAACATGAACGCGTCGCTCGATGTGCCGACCGCCACAAGCGTGCGCGCCATCCCCGCGAAGCTGATGATCGACAACCGCATCGTCATCAACAACCACCTCAAGCGCACCCGCGGCGGCAAGATCAGCTTCACCCACCTGCTCGGCTACGCGATCGTCCAGGCGGTCAAGCAGTTCCCGAACATGAACCGGTACTTCGCCGAGGTGGACGGCAAGCCGACAGCGGTCACCCCGGCTCATACCAACCTCGGCCTGGCCATCGACCTGCAGAACAAAGACGGCTCGCGCCAGCTCGTCGTCGCGGCCATCAAGCGTTGCGAGACAATGCAATTCGGCCAGTTCATCGCCGCCTATGAGGACATCGTCCGGCGTGCGCGTGACGGCAAGCTGACGGCCGAGGACTTCAGCGGCGTCACCATCTCGCTCACCAACCCGGGCACCATCGGCACGGTGCACTCGGTACCGCGCCTGATGCGCGGCCAGGGCGCGATCATCGGTGCGGGCGCCATGGAGTACCCGGCCGAGTTCCAGGGCGCCAGCGAAGAGCGCATCGCCGATCTCGGCATCGGCAAGCTCATCACGCTGACCTCGACCTATGACCACCGCATCATCCAGGGCGCCGAGTCCGGCGACTTCCTGCGCACCGTTCACCACCTGCTGCTGGACGACGCCTTCTTCGACGAGATCTTCCGCGAACTCGGCATCCCCTACGAGCCGGTGCGCTGGCGGATCGACAACCCGGACTCGATCTCCCACAAGAACGCGCGCATCATCGAGCTGATCGCGGCCTACCGCAACCGCGGCCACCTGATGGCCGACATCGACCCGCTGCGCCTGGACAAGACCCGCTTCCGCAGCCACCCCGACCTCGACGTCAACACTCACGGCCTGACGCTGTGGGACCTGGACCGCGAGTTCAAGGTCGACGGCTTCGCCGGTAAGCAGTTCATGAAGCTGCGTGACGTGCTGTCGGTACTCCGTGATGCCTACTGCCGCCACGTCGGTGTCGAGTACACCCACATCCTCGAACCCGAGCAGCAGAAGTGGCTGCAGGAGCGCGTCGAGGTCAAACACGACAAGCCGACGGTCGGCGAGCAGAAGTACATCCTGTCCAAGCTCAACGCCGCCGAGGCCTTCGAAACCTTCCTGCACACCAAATACGTTGGGCAGAAGCGCTTCTCACTGGAAGGCGCGGAGACCGTCATCCCGATGATGGACGCTGCCATCGACCAGGCCGCCGAGCATGGACTCGACGAAGTGGTCATCGGCATGCCGCACCGCGGCCGCCTCAACGTCCTGGCCAACATCGTCGGCAAGCCGTACGCGAAGATCTTCAGCGAGTTCGAGGGCAACCTGAACCCGTCCCTGGCGCACGGCTCCGGCGACGTGAAGTACCACCTCGGTGCCACCGGCCACTACCTGCAGATGTTCGGCGACAACGAGATCGACGTGTCGCTGGTGGCCAACCCCAGCCACCTCGAGGCCGTCGACCCGGTACTGGAGGGTCTGGTCCGCGCCAAACAGGACCTGCTGGCGGTCGAGCACAGCGACAGCGACGAACACGGCCGCTTCTCGATCATGCCGATGATGCTGCACGGCGACGCCGCGTTCGCCGGCCAGGGCGTGGTGGCCGAGACGCTGAACCTGGCGCTGCTGAAGGGCTACCGCACCGGCGGCACCATCCACATCGTGGTGAACAACCAGATCGGATTCACCACGGCCCCAACGGATTCGCGCTCCAGCGAGTACTGCACCGACGTGGCCAAGATGATCGGCGCCCCGATCTTCCACGTCAACGGCGACGACCCCGAGGCCTGCAACTGGGTGGCCCGCCTGGCCGTCGACTTCCGTGAGGCGTTCAAGAAGGACGTCGTCATCGACATGCTGTGCTACCGCCGCCGCGGTCACAACGAAGGCGACGACCCGTCGATGACGCAGCCGTACATGTACGACGTCATCGACACCAAGCGCGGCGTCCGCAAGACCTACACCGAAGCCCTCATCGGCCGTGGTGACATCTCCATGAAAGAGGCCGAGGACGCACTGCGCGACTACCAGGGTCAGCTGGAGCGCGTCTTCAACGAGGTCCGTGACCTGGAGAAGCACGAGATCGAGCCGAGCGAATCGGTCGAGTCCGACCAGACCATCCCGCAGCGGCTGCTGACCGCGGTGGACAAGTCGCTGCTGGCCCGCATCGGCGACGCCCACCTGGCGGTACCCGAGGGCTTCACCGTGCACCCGCGCGTCAAGCCGGTGCTGGAGAAGCGCCGCGAGATGGCCTACGAAGGCAAGATCGACTGGGCGTTCGGCGAGTTGCTCGCACTGGGCTCGATGATCGCCGAGGGCCGGCTGATCCGGCTGTCCGGCCAGGACACCCAGCGCGGCACCTTCACGCAACGGCACGCGGTCCTCATCGATCGCAAGACCGGCGAGGAGTTCACTCCGCTGCAGCTGCTGGCGACCAACACCGACGGCACCCCGACCGGCGGCAAACTGCTGGTCTACAACTCGGCACTGTCCGAGTATGCGGCCGTCGGTTTCGAGTACGGCTACTCGGTGGGCAACCCCGACGCCATGGTGCTGTGGGAAGCCCAGTTCGGTGACTTCGTCAACGGCGCGCAGTCGATCATCGACGAGTTCATCAGCTCCGGCGAGGCCAAGTGGGGCCAGCTCTCCGACGTCGTGCTGCTGCTGCCGCACGGTCACGAGGGCCAGGGTCCGGACCACACCTCGGGCCGCATCGAGCGGTTCCTGCAGGTGTGCGCCGAGGGCTCGATGACCGTGGCGCAGCCGTCCACCCCGGCCAACTACTTCCACCTGCTGCGCAGGCACGGCCTCGACGGCATCCACCGCCCGCTGATCGTCTTCACCCCGAAGTCCATGCTGCGCAACAAGGCGGCGGTCAGCGACGTCAAGGACTTCACCGAGATCAAGTTCCGCTCGGTGCTCGAAGAGCCCACCTATGAGGACGGCATCGGCGACCGGTCGAAGGTCACCCGGGTGTTGCTGTGCAGCGGCAAGCTGTACTACGACCTGGTGGCCCGCAAGGCCAAGGGCAACCGCGAGGACATCGCGATCGTCCGCATCGAGCAGCTGTACCCACTGCCCAAGCGCCGGCTCGAGGCGACGCTGGCGCAATACCCGAACGTGCAGCAGTACTTCTGGGTGCAGGAAGAACCGGCGAACCAGGGTGCCTGGCCGACGTTCGGCCTGAGCCTGCCGGAACTGCTGCCGGACCGCCTGGCCGGCATCAAGCGCATCTCGCGCCGGGCCATGAGCGCACCGTCGTCGGGTAGCTCGAAGGTGCACGCCATCGAGCAGCAGGCCATCATCGACGAGGCCTTTGCCTAG